In the Paramisgurnus dabryanus chromosome 5, PD_genome_1.1, whole genome shotgun sequence genome, one interval contains:
- the hcar2 gene encoding hydroxycarboxylic acid receptor 3, with product MEMFRYINSSLLIIHRPLNASQADQTVYATCADMPAAIFFYLVLQFINIFLGIPANIMVLWLIRNNKGDSSTSDIFIVHLAVLDTCFCLIPPLEFANIVYLTTNSTWYVLRFFYGIKDSSPLFLSCICLDRYMAVLHPITFTKLKDKWHRSVCACIVWLITLVYTAAKCVGKIQNFEKAFNIMILTTFAFMVFCNISILWALRQSAMGRDERHPVKKKAFKMVIIILAIIVVNYFPPVALFPFQVYFSPDVFRCYIHYIAFGFMDISSSIQPVLYLSREKFPAAPVCGCSCVEKKTEHPNANSSPPV from the coding sequence ATGGAAATGTTCAGATACATCAACTCTTCACTTCTCATCATTCATCGTCCTCTGAACGCCTCCCAGGCCGATCAGACCGTGTATGCCACCTGTGCAGACATGCCCGCGGCCATCTTCTTCTACCTGGTGCTGCAGTTTATTAACATTTTCCTGGGCATCCCGGCCAACATCATGGTTCTATGGCTCATTCGTAATAATAAGGGCGACTCGTCCACATCAGACATCTTCATTGTCCATTTGGCCGTGCTGGACACGTGTTTCTGTCTCATTCCTCCTCTGGAATTTGCAAACATTGTCTATCTGACCACCAACAGCACCTGGTATGTCCTGCgcttcttctatggcatcaaaGACTCGTCGCCTCTCTTCTTGTCCTGTATCTGTCTGGACAGATATATGGCCGTCTTGCACCCTATAACCTTCACCAAGCTAAAGGACAAATGGCATCGCTCTGTTTGCGCCTGCATCGTTTGGCTCATCACTTTGGTCTACACTGCGGCCAAGTGTGTAGGAAAAATTCAGAATTTCGAGAAAGCTTTCAACATCATGATCCTCACCACGTTCGCCTTCATGGTGTTCTGTAACATCTCCATCCTCTGGGCCCTTAGACAGTCAGCTATGGGACGAGACGAGAGACACCCTGTCAAGAAAAAGGCCTTTAAGATGGTGATCATCATTCTGGCAATCATCGTAGTTAACTACTTCCCACCTGTGGCTCTCTTCCCATTCCAGGTGTATTTCTCTCCAGATGTCTTCCGCTGCTATATTCACTACATTGCCTTTGGTTTCATGGACATCAGCAGCAGCATCCAGCCAGTTTTGTATCTGTCCCGGGAGAAATTCCCTGCGGCTCCGGTGTGCGGCTGTAGCTGCGTTGAGAAGAAAACTGAGCATCCGAATGCAAACAGTTCTCCACCTGTCTGA
- the LOC135774127 gene encoding uncharacterized protein, translating into MAKFGELKSFLESSLNEIFRATVSDILDSVDKTLTEYQRKMHRIESENEDLRNQLCAKEKMIKQIKTEDEDRVVAQLDLSRNVFTEDLFPSSHMSKYRDHSKITGDLLTDCRKLRIPQRLNKDCSTNTLSRASLKPDPDAEEGCAVDLSMSHASPKYTYKEINSEQRTTEKCDSEHCIKFKHPHGISNDFNSNVQVTVVSDNPYCVGEDENEDHRDANSVDEAQELYETEPQSPDRFSEEGFSGIFQMTEPPPNPQGFTVNANYSCNQCNKSFKHEASLNIHLRSHSSDRPLICGQCGKCFDRADLLRNHLRTHTGERPFACDLCGKSYGHQSQLRIHKRIHTGERPYCCSHCGKRFNEHNQLKVHLRTHTGERPYSCSVCAKTFSNAGNLKSHQRVHTGEKPYSCGQCGKSFNGMGDLKTHFRIHTGEKPYQCELCTKTFSQAGHLTIHKRMHTGERPYGCGECGKRFTVASSLKLHQLTHTGEKLHNCSHCDKSFSRACHLKRHELVHTKEKLYCCSHCGRRYSDQSSLKKHQKQHTADNAETPKSDDHDDADQILTE; encoded by the exons ATGGCGAAATTTGGTGAATTAAAATCTTTCCTTGAATCTTCATTAAATGAAATCTTCCGTGCGACTGTCAGCGATATTTTGGATTCAGTGGATAAAACTCTGACGGAATATCAGCGCAAAATGCATCGAATTGAGTCTGAAAACGAAGATTTGAGAAATCAGCTGTGTGCAAAAGAGAAAATGATAAAGCAGATCAAAACCG AGGATGAAGATCGTGTTGTTGCTCAGCTTGACTTGTCAAGAAATGTTTTTACAGAAGATCTGTTTCCATCCTCTCATATGAGTAAATACAGAGATCATAGTAAGATCACTGGAGATTTACTGACCGACTGCAGAAAATTACGAATCCCACAGAGGCTAAACAAAGACTGTTCAACAAATACATTGTCACGTGCAAGTCTAAAGCCTGATCCTGATGCTGAGGAGGGTTGTGCCGTTGACCTTTCAATGTCTCACGCTTCTCCCAAATACACTTATAAAGAAATCAACAGTGAACAGCGTACCACTGAGAAGTGTGATTCAGAACATTGCATTAAATTTAAACATCCTCATGGGATATCAAATGACTTCAACAGTAACGTTCAAGTAACCGTAGTGTCAGATAATCCATATTGTGTTGGTGAGGACGAGAATGAGGACCACAGAGATGCTAATTCGGTGGATGAAGCTCAGGAGTTATACGAGACAGAACCCCAAAGTCCAGACAGATTTTCAGAGGAAGGGTTTTCTGGAATATTCCAGATGACAGAACCTCCACCAAACCCACAAGGATTCACAGTGAATGCGAATTACAGCTGCAATCAGTGCAATAAGAGCTTCAAGCACGAAGCGTCACTCAACATTCACTTGAGATCGCACAGCAGCGATAGGCCGCTCATCTGCGGCCAATGCGGAAAGTGTTTCGACCGAGCCGATCTCTTGAGAAACCATCTGCGCACGCACACCGGAGAAAGACCCTTCGCCTGCGACCTGTGCGGCAAGAGCTACGGCCATCAGAGCCAGCTGCGAATACACAAAAGGATCCACACGGGCGAGAGGCCGTACTGTTGTTCGCACTGCGGCAAACGATTCAACGAACACAACCAGCTCAAAGTCCATTTGCGGACGCACACGGGCGAAAGGCCGTACAGCTGCTCCGTGTGCGCCAAAACCTTCTCCAATGCCGGCAATCTGAAGAGCCATCAAAGGGTCCACACCGGAGAGAAGCCGTACAGCTGCGGCCAGTGCGGCAAGAGCTTCAACGGAATGGGAGACCTTAAAACTCACTTCAGGATCCACACGGGCGAGAAGCCGTACCAGTGCGAACTGTGCACGAAGACGTTCAGCCAGGCCGGACATCTGACCATCCACAAGCGCATGCACACCGGTGAGAGACCGTACGGCTGCGGCGAGTGCGGCAAGCGCTTTACTGTGGCCAGCAGCCTGAAACTGCACCAGTTGAcgcacactggagaaaaactgCACAACTGTTCGCATTGCGACAAGAGTTTCAGCAGAGCGTGTCATCTGAAGAGACATGAGCTGGTCCACACTAAAGAGAAGCTGTACTGCTGTTCACACTGTGGTAGGAGATACAGCGACCAGTCTTCACTAAAGAAACACCAGAAACAACATACAGCAGATAACGCAGAAACACCCAAGTCTGATGACCATGACGACGCTGATCAAATCTTAACGGAATAG
- the LOC135774119 gene encoding uncharacterized protein, translating to MEGIVDYEESEPYLEAKQYMERLKEENDEVHIQRINDPCDLAEHSFSLTVYPITVPCAPLSYATVQWDIPETPVDPPSTGSVNDVDFSAVSEFDWTFNLSSTDSPYQESIVDFLPEAEQQPDVTLLNTFVSSQELDLQTNMGSSVEMTVEDCGASVTSSTSPENSESSESAQVFMDTQESSDLKEISLGQERLQSPEEMQMKPPQILDVPDLTLTHQDSLNSSAEMKTEWTEKSTTESNGEPHVGIDVQEEITLTDQMKTPDEPVEQEETDFLTDLHQSDQSQDSIITDRTNQVPCNSAELEPMEAIKTSVTVIEMNLNDALKHAEDTEGAQGSDQTQYAEEPVSSVETQLPEGIQETENRPTKPSEMAETEAPEKISRSEKHLSDEPEQITCPDKEESSEQMICSDEEKPEPLEIKLLDPTEETQHSDETGHLGVQNGSPLQESALQRNGSVKVLDRAEAQRLAESLYRLDGFKHTDVVRHLDKDTEFSRAVGEEYLKYFDFTDQSLEQALRSFLKEVVLIGETQERERVLQHFSSRFQQCNPDTFSSAGAVLTLTCAVMLLNSDLHGQNVGKPMSLAEFVSNLEGMNAGENFNKDCLKSLYNSIKSDPLRWAIEDDVLAKSMMLDQDSEQDGPLRSKSNPFQDLPHNKKATVFQKGFLKRKAHADIDGKRTPWGKRSWKTFYAVLKGMVLYLQKDEYQMDWQSSEEVVSVHHALAEQALNYTKRPHVFRLQTADWRVFLFEANSIELMNSWIGRINLVSALYSSPPFPAAVGSQKKFCRPILPASHSNLTLDKQLQSHAAMLESFERDLSAVQQGPPDGRKTKARDSEELRQREEYLQYEKSRYEVYLKMLEAWQPLETSQTSDGDKSTMGDRLNMFDEGLWRGETVEADGVMKRSLSSPSLELEAPPQPVVKVRRNISERRTYRKIVIPRRNKEL from the exons ATGGAGGGTATTGTAGACTATGAGGAATCTGAGCCTTACCTTGAGGCCAAGCAGTACATGGAAAGGTTAAAAGAGGAAAATGATGAAGTCCATATCCAGAGGATCAATGATCCATGTGATCTGGCAGAACACAGTTTCTCTTTGACCGTGTACCCCATCACAGTGCCTTGTGCTCCACTATCTTACGCTACTGTGCAGTGGGACATCCCAGAGACGCCAGTAGATCCTCCTTCGACTGGATCTGTGAACGATGTAGACTTCAGTGCCGTATCAGAGTTCGACTGGACGTTTAATCTATCGTCCACAGATAGTCCGTATCAGGAATCCATCGTTGACTTCTTACCCGAGGCTGAGCAACAGCCAGACGTCACTTTACTAAATACATTTGTCTCTTCTCAG GAATTAGATCTGCAAACCAACATGGGATCTTCAGTTGAAATGACAGTTGAAG ATTGTGGTGCGAGTGTGACATCTTCAACATCTCCAGAGAATTCTGAGTCGTCTGAGAGCGCTCAGGTCTTTATGGACACACAAGAGTCAAGCGATCTAAAAGAGATTAGTTTGGGTCAGGAGAGGTTACAGTCACCAGAAGAGATGCAGATGAAACCACCACAAATCTTAGATGTTCCCGATCTGACCTTGACCCACCAGGATAGCTTAAATTCAAGTGCAGAGATGAAAACTGAATGGACTGAGAAAAGTACGACTGAATCCAACGGAGAACCACATGTAGGAATCGATGTTCAGGAGGAAATAACTTTGACTGATCAGATGAAAACACCTGATGAACCTGTAGAACAGGAGGAGACAGATTTCCTTACAGACCTCCACCAATCGGATCAGTCACAGGACTCCATCATTACAGACCGAACCAATCAAGTGCCATGCAATTCAGCTGAACTTGAGCCAATGGAAGCAATCAAAACATCTGTTACAGTGATCGAGATGAATCTAAACGATGCTTTGAAACACGCAGAAGATACTGAAGGTGCTCAGGGCTCAGACCAAACACAATATGCAGAAGAACCTGTAAGTTCAGTTGAGACACAACTTCCTGAAGGAATACAAGAAACTGAAAACAGGCCAACAAAACCATCTGAGATGGCAGAGACCGAAGCCCCAGAGAAAATCAGTAGATCTGAAAAACATCTGTCAGACGAGCCAGAACAGATAACGTGTCCAGATAAGGAAGAGTCCTCCGAGCAAATGATATGTTCGGATGAGGAGAAACCCGAGCCGTTAGAGATTAAATTGCTGGACCCAACAGAAGAAACACAGCATTCAGATGAAACAGGACATCTGGGTGTCCAGAACGGCTCACCGCTGCAGGAGTCTGCTCTCCAGAGAAACGGCAGCGTTAAGGTGCTGGATCGAGCCGAGGCTCAACGATTGGCTGAGAGCCTTTACAGATTGGATGGTTTTAAACATACAGATGTGGTCAGACATCTGGACAAAGA CACCGAGTTCAGCAGGGCTGTTGGGGAAGAGTACCTCAAATACTTTGACTTCACTGATCAAAGTCTGGAGCAAGCTTTACg GTCGTTTCTGAAGGAAGTGGTTTTGATTGGTGAAACTCAGGAGCGAGAACGAGTCTTGCAGCATTTCTCCTCTCGTTTCCAGCAGTGCAATCCTGACACGTTCTCCTCGGCCGGAGCCGTCCTTACGCTCACGTGTGCCGTGATGCTCCTTAACTCAGACCTGCACGGACAA AATGTTGGCAAACCGATGTCTCTTGCTGAATTTGTTTCAAATCTGGAAGGAATGAACGCAGGAGAAAATTTCAACAAAGACTGTCTTAAG AGTCTGTACAACTCCATCAAGAGTGATCCGCTGCGCTGGGCCat AGAAGATGATGTTTTGGCCAAATCCATGATGCTCGATCAGGATTCAGAGCAGGACGGACCTCTGCGTTCGAAGAGTAACCCTTTCCAGGATCTTCCTCACAACAAAAAAGCCACTGTGTTCCAGAAAGGCTTCTTGAAACGGAAAGCGCACGCGGACATCGACGGCAAACGCA CTCCTTGGGGGAAACGAAGCTGGAAGACGTTTTATGCTGTGCTGAAAGGAATGGTGCTTTATCTACAGAAG GATGAGTACCAGATGGATTGGCAGAGCTCGGAGGAGGTGGTTAGCGTTCATCACGCGTTAGCCGAGCAAGCGCTGAATTACACCAAACGACCTCACGTGTTTCGTCTGCAGACAGCTGACTGGAGGGTTTTTCTCTTCGAGGCCAA TTCCATAGAGCTGATGAACTCCTGGATCGGGCGGATAAATCTGGTGTCTGCTTTATATTCCTCTCCTCCGTTTCCTGCTGCTGTGGGATCTCAGAAGAAGTTTTGTCGGCCCATCCTTCCGGCCTCTCATTCGAATCTCACGCTG gACAAACAGCTACAGTCACATGCAGCCATGTTAGAAAGCTTTGAGCGGGACCTGAGCGCTGTCCAGCAGGGGCCGCCAGACGGCCGGAAGACTAAAGCCAGAGACTCAGAGGAGCTCAGACAGAGAGAGGAGTATTTACAGTACGAG AAGTCTCGTTATGAAGTCTACCTAAAAATGCTCGAGGCCTGGCAGCCCCTAGAGACGTCTCAGACATCGGATGGAGACAAGTCAACGATGGGAGATAGACTGAACATGTTTGACGAGGGATTGTGGAGAGGAGAGACGGTGGAAGCTGACGGGGTGATGAAGAGATCTCTTTCCAGTCCATCTCTTGAGTTAGAAGCGCCTCCTCAGCCGGTAGTGAAGGTCAGACGTAACATCTCTGAGAGACGCACCTACAGAAAGATCGTAATTCCACGTCGCAACAAAGAACTTTGA